The nucleotide window GGCGCCATCGGCGACGAGCGAGTGCTGGCCCAGCTGAACCTGGAGGCCGACCCCCTGGTGGAGGAGGTCAAGCCCATCCTGTCCAAGTACAAGCTGGTGTCCCGGGAGCTGCACCCCCACGACACCCGCGTCAAGCTGGGCGACAACCATGTCGGCGGCGAGTGCTTCGCGGTGATCGCCGGGCCTTGCGCCGTCGAATCCCGCGAGCAGCTGCTGGCGGTGGCCGAACTGGTCCAGAAGCACGGCGCCATCGCCCTGCGCGGCGGCGCCTTCAAGCCCCGCACCAGCCCCTACGCCTTCCAGGGCCTGGGTGAGGAAGGTCTGAAGCTGCTTAAGGAAGCCAACCAGCTGCTGGGCCTGCCCACCGTCTCCGAGGTGGTCACCGCCGAGGAGGCCGAGCTGGTGGCCCAGTACGTGGACTGCCTGCAGATAGGCGCCCGCAACATGCAGAACTACCGGCTGCTGGAGGCCGTGGGCAAGGCCGGCAAGCCGGTGATGCTGAAACGAGGCCTGAGCGCCACCATCGAAGAGTTCCTGCTGGCCGCCGAGTACATCTTAAGCAACGGCAACCCCAATGTGATCCTCTGCGAGCGCGGCATCCGCACCTTCGAGACCGCCACCCGCAACACCCTGGATCTCAACGCCGTGGCACTGCTGAAGCAGAAGACCCATCTGCCGGTGATGGTGGACCCCAGCCATGGCACCGGCGTACGCGAGCTGGTCATCCCCCTGTCCCGGGCCGCCGCCGCGGTGGGCGCCGACGGCATCATCGTCGAGAGCCACCTCAATCCCAAGGCCGCCCTGTCCGATGGCCACCAGGCCCTGACCGGCCCCATGTTCGCGCAGCTGATGGCGGAGCTGAAGCCCTTCGTGGCCGCCGCCGGGAGGACACTGTGAGCCATCAGTTCCTGAGGCTGAAGAGCCACTACCAGGCCGATCCCCTGGCCTGCTACCAGCACCTGAGCGGCGGCAAGCCCGGCAGCCTGCTGCTGGAGTCCGCCGAGCCCAGCGCCGGCAACGCCAAGCAGAGCCTGGCGGTGCTGGACGCGGCCCTGGAGATCCGCGCCCTGGGCCAGCAGATCAGGGTGACCAGCCTGAGCGCCAACGGCGCCGCCCTGCTGCCGGCGCTGGCCGGGGCCCTGGGCGCCGAGGTGAACGGTGATTCGTTCACGGTGACGGTGCCCAGGCCGGATCCGGAGCTGGACGAGGATCAGCGTCTCAAGGCCCCCTCGGTGCTGTCGGTGGTGCGCGAGCTGCTGGCGCTGCTGCCCCAGGATCCGGAGCTGCCCTTCGCCTCCCTGGTGGCGGGCCTGTTCGGCTTCGATCTCATCGCCTCCTTCGAGGCGCTGCCCGAGGTGGGCGGCAACGAGCAGGTGCCGGATCTCTGCCTGTACCTGGCCGAGACCCTGCTCCATGTCGACCATCAGCGCCAGAGCGCCAGCCTGCAGGCCCTGTGCCTGGACGGCGCCGACAGCGCCAGCTACTTCGAGCTGTCCCGGCGCCTGGCCCGTTACCACCGGCAGCTGGAGCAGGTGCCGGCGCTGGAGGCCATCCCGGCCGCCGGTAAGCCCGAGGCCACAGAAGTGCTGCCCGGCGACGCCGACTTCGAAGCCCAGGTGGCCCGGCTCAAGGAGCACATCCTGGCCGGCGACTGCTTCCAGGTGGTGCCGAGCCGCCGCTTCCTGGCGCCCTGCCCCGAGCCCCTCAAGGCCTACCGGGCGCTCAGGGCCCAGAACCCCAGCCCCTACATGTTCTACCTGGCCCATAAGGACTTCACCCTGTTCGGCGCCTCCCCGGAAAGCGCCCTGACCGTGGACAGCCAGAGCCGCCAGCTCAGCCTCTATCCCATCGCCGGCACCCGCCCCCGCGGCATGGATGCCGATGCCGACGCCCGCATCGAGCTGGAGCTGCGCCTGGACGAGAAGGAACAGGCCGAGCACCTGATGCTGGTGGACCTGGCCCGCAACGACGTGGCCCGGGTCGCCGAGCCCGGCAGCCGCGCCCTGGCCGAACTCTTGAAGGTGGACCGCTACGCCCGGGTCATGCACCTGGTGTCCAGGGTCACCGGCACCCTGCGCTCGGATCTGGACGCCCTGCACGCCTACCAGGCGGCCATGAACATGGGCACCCTCACCGGCGCCCCCAAGGTACGCGCCAGCGAGCTGATCCGCCAGGTCGAGGGCCGCCGCCGCGGCGCCTACGGCGGCGCCATCGGCTACCTGACCGCCCGCGGCGACATGGACAGCGCCATCGTCATCCGCTCCGCCCAGGTGGTGGACGGCACCGCCTGTGTCCAGGCCGGCGCCGGCGTGGTCTATGATTCGGTGCCGCGCCTGGAGGCCGAGGAAACCCGCCACAAGGCGTCCGCCGTGCTGGCCGCCATCGCCGCCACCCAGGAGGCCCGATGAACATCATCATGCTCGACAACCAGGACTCCTTTACCTACAACCTGGTCGACGACTGCCGCCAGCTCGGCGCCAGGGTGCGCACCTTCCGCAACACCGTGCCCGCCCGGGTGGTGCTGGACGCCCTGGCCCAGGCCGAGCGGCCGCTGCTGCTGCTGAGCCCGGGCCCCGGCGCCCCGGATCAGGCCGGCTGCCTGATGCAGGTGCTGGCCGAGAGCCTGGGCCGCTACCCCGTGCTTGGCGTCTGCCTGGGCCACCAGGCCCTGGTGCAGCACTGCGGCGGCAGCCTCAGGCGCTCGCCTGTGCCCCGCCACGGCAAGGCCTTCCGGCTGGACATCGCCGACCATGCCCTGTTCACCGGCATGGAAAGCGCGCCCCTGGTGGGCCGCTACCACTCCCTGGTGGCGGACGTGGTGCCGGACCAGCTCGAGGTGCTGGCCCGTAGCGAGGAGCAGGTGATGGCGGTGAGCCACCGCCGGCACCCGGCCATCGGCCTGCAGTTCCACCCCGAATCCCTGCTGACCCGTGACGGCCGCCGCCTGCTGGCCAATGCCTTCGACCTGTTGGGAGCCCGACCATGAACCTCGATCATTTCCTCACCGCCGCCCCCCTCAGCCAGGATCAGGCCCGGGCCCTGTTCACCCAGGTGGTGCAGGGCGAGCTGGAGCCGGTGCAGCTGGCCGCCGTCCTCACCGCCATGAAGGTCCGCGGCGAAACCGCCGACGAAGTCAGCGGCGCCGCCCTGGCCCTCTTGGACGCCGCCCTGCCTTTCCCAACCCCGGACTACCGGGTGCTGGACTGCTGCGGCACCGGCGGCGACGGCGCCAACACCCTCAACATCTCCACCAGCGCCGCCTTCGTGGCCGCCGCCGCCGGCGTCAAGGTGGTCAAGCACGGCAACCGCGCCGTCAGCAGCCAGAGCGGCTCCACCGACGTGCTCGGCGCCCTGGGGCTGCCGGTGGAAGTGGCCCCGGAACTGGCCCGCCGGGCCCTGGACGAGCTCAACCTGTGCTTCCTGGCCGCCCCCCAGTACCACCCCGGCATCCGCCACGCCATGGCGGTGCGCAAGAGTCTCAAGACCCGCACCCTGTTCAACCTGGTCGGTCCCCTGGTCAACCCGGCCCGGCCCGGCCGCCAGCTGATGGGCGTCTACCACGAGAGCCTGCTGCCGCTGGTGGCCGACACCCTGATGCAGCTCGGCCGCGACCGGGCCCTGGTGGTGCACGGCAGCGGCCTGGACGAACTGGCCCTGCACGGCCCCACCCGCATCATCGAGATCAAGGACGGCAAGCAGATCGAGCATGAGCTGACCCCGCAGCGCCTCGGCCTGGAGGAGCAGGCCTTGGCCGCCATCCGCGGCGGCGACGCCAACCACAACGCCTGCCGCCTGAAGAACCTGCTGGAAGGCCGCGAATACGGCGCCTATGTGGACGCCGTGGCCCTGAACGCCGCCGCCCTCTTGTACCTGGACGAAAAGGCCGCCACCCTGGTCGAGGGCCTGGCCGCCGCCCGCGAGGTGATCGACAGCGGCAAGGCCGGCCAACTACTCAAGGCACTCAAGGAGCTGCTCCATGGCTGAGACCATCCTCAACCGCATCGTCGCCCGAAAGCGCGCCGACCTGCCGGCCCTGAAAGCGCACTACCCCCGGGCCCTGGCCGGCACCGGCCTGGAAGCCTCCGGGCGCAGCCTGTATGACGCCATCAAGCAAGGCCCGGGCTTCATCCTGGAGTGCAAGAAGGCCAGCCCCTCCAAGGGCCTCATTCGCGACGACTTCGACCTGGACGCCATCGCCACCGTCTACGGCCGCCACGCCAGCGCCATCTCGGTGCTCACCGACCAGCCCTTCTTCCAGGGCAGGCCCGAGTACCTGGCCAAGGTGGCGTCCCGGGTCACACAGCCGGTGCTGATGAAGGACTTCGTCATCGACCCCTTCCAGGTGCGCCTGGGCCGATTCTTAGGCGCCGACGCCGTGCTGCTGATGCTGTCGGTGCTGGACGACGACCAGTACCTGCTACTGGCCGCCGAGGCCGCCAAGTACCAGATGGACGTGCTCACCGAGGTGGCCAACGAAGCGGAGCTGGACCGGGCCCTGGCGCTCGGCGCCGCCATCATCGGCATCAACAACCGCAACCTGCACGACCTCAGCATCGACCTGGCCCGCACCGAGCAACTGGCGGCGCGGATCCCTGACGCCACCCTGGTGATCAGCGAGTCCGGCATCAAGAACCATGGCGACGTCAAGCGCCTGCGCCCCCATGCCGACGGCTTTTTGGTCGGCTCCGAGCTGATGAAGGACGACGATCTGGACGGCGCCTGCCGGGCGCTGATCCACGGCGAACACAAGGTCTGCGGCCTGACCCGTCCCCAGGACGCCCTGGCCGCCTACCGGGCCGGGGCCCTGTTCGGGGGCCTGATCTTCGCGCCCAGGAGCCCGCGCTGCCTGAGCGTCGACGAGGCCGAAGCGGTGATGGCGGCGGCGCCGCTGCGCTACGTGGGGGTGTTCGTCAACGAGGCCGTAGAGCAGGTGGCCGCCATCGCCAAGGAGCTGGACCTCTACGCCGTGCAGCTGCATGGCGACGAGGACGAGACCTATATCGCCCAGCTTCGCCAGTTGACCTGGGCACAGCTCTGGAGGGCCTGCACCGTCGATGCCATGCCAACGCTTGCCGTGGACCGGCTGGTGGTGGACTCCAAACATGACGGCCAGTTCGGCGGCACCGGCACCGCCTTCGACTGGTCCAAACTGGATGGCAGGGCGCAGCCAGTGCCGGTGATGCTGGCCGGCGGCATCGGCCCGGACAACTGCGAAAGCGCGCTGAAGGTACCGGGCATCACCGGCCTGGACCTGAATTCAAAGCTGGAAAGCGCCCCTGGCCTGAAATGCCGGGACAAGATCAACGCCGTATTTGACAAGGTTTAACAAGATGAGCCAGTTTTCCCCTTATTTCGACGACTTCGGCGGCTGCTTCGTCCCGGAGATCCTGGTGCCGGCCCTGGAGCAGCTCACCGCGCATTTCGAGGCGGCGCTGGTTGACGACGGCTTCCAGCAGGAACTGTCCGGCCTGCTGCGCCACTACGCCGGCCGCCCCACGCCGCTGTTCGAGGCCGAGCGCTTTTCCCCCAACCCCAGGGTGCGGATCTTCTTAAAACGCGAGGATCTGCTCCACGGCGGGGCCCACAAGACCAACCAGGTGCTGGCCCAGGGCCTGCTCACCAAGCGCATGGGCAAGACCGAGATCATCGCCGAGACCGGTGCCGGCCAGCACGGCGTGGCCACCGCCATGGTGGCGGCCCTGCTGGGGCTCAAGGCCCGCATCTACATGGGCGCCAAGGACTGCGCCCGCCAGCAGCCCAACGTCTACCGCATGAAGCTGATGGGCGCCGAGGTGATCCCGGTAGAAAGCGGCTCCGGCACCCTCAAGGACGCCGTCAACGAGGCCCTGCGCGACTGGGCCGCCAACTACGACAGCGCCCACTACCTGCTGGGCACCGCCGCCGGCCCCCACCCCTTCCCGCACATGGTGCGCGAGTTCCAGCGCATCATAGGCCGGGAGGCCAAGGCGCAGATGCTGGAATTGGCCGGACGCCTGCCGGATCTGGCCATCGCCTGCGTCGGCGGCGGCTCCAACGCCATCGGCCTGTTCGCCGACTTCATCGACGAACCGAGCGTGGCCCTGATGGGCGTGGAGCCGGCCGGCCGCGGCCTGGACACAGGCGAACACGGTGCCCCCATCCACCTGGCCCGCACCGGCATACTGCACGGCATGAAGAGCTACCTGATGCAGGACGAGGTGGGCCAGATCCTGGAAAGCCACTCCATTTCCGCCGGCCTGGACTACCCGGCCGTGGGCCCCCAGCATGCCCAGCTGGCCGCCAGCGGCCGCGCCCAATACGTGGCCGTGACCGACGACGAGGCGGTGGCCGCCTTTGGCCGCCTGGCCCGCACCGAAGGGATCATCCCGGCCCTGGAGTCCAGCCACGCCCTGGCCCAGGCCCTGAAGGTGGCCGAAGCCGCCACCGACGACATGCTGCTGCTGGTCAACCTGTCCGGCCGCGGCGACAAGGATCTCAACACCATGATGGCCCTGGAGGATGCCCAATGAGCCGTTACAGCCCCCTGTTCGACCGCCTGGCCGCCGACAAGCACGGCGCCTTCGTGCCCTTCTTGATGCTGGGCGATCCGGACCTGGCGTCCTCCTTCGAGCTTATCTGCGAGATGGTGGAAGCCGGCGCCGATGCCCTGGAGCTGGGGATCCCCTTCTCGGATCCGGTGGCCGACGGCCCCACCATACAGGAGGCCGCCATCCGCGCCCTGGCCGCCGGCACCACCCCGGCCAAGGCCTTGGGACTGGTCGCCCGGGTGCGCGAACGTTACCCCGAGCTGCCCATGGGCCTGCTGGTGTACGCCAACCTGGTCCACGCCGCCGGCCTGGACGCCTTCTACGGCCGCTGCGCCGAGGCCGGGGTGGATTCTGTGCTGGTGGCGGATGTGCCGCTCCGGGAGGCGGCACCCTTTATCGAAGCCGCCAGGGCCAACGCCGTGGCACCGGTGCTGATCGCCCCGCCCAATGCCTCGGACGATACCCTCAGGCAGGTGGCAAAGCAGAGCCAGGGCTATGTCTACCTGGTATCCCGGGCCGGAGTCACCGGCACCGAATCCAGGGCCGGCAGCAGCCTCTCGCCCCTGGTGCAGAAGCTCAAGGATTACGGCGCCCCGCCGGTGCTGCTGGGCTTTGGCATCGCCAGCCCCGCCGACGTGCAGGCGGCCCTGGCCCAGGGCGTGGACGGCGCCATATCCGGCTCCGCCGCCGTCAAGGCCTCGACCCGCGGCCCCAAGGCCCTCGGCCGCTTCGTGGCCGGCATGAAGGCCGCCAGCCGCGGCGAATTCGTGGACAGCTTCCCGGGGCAATAATAAAGGCATGGTTTAACGTAAAAAGCCGCCCAATGGGCGGCTTTTTTCCTTTTCAGGGGGCGCACTGCCTCGCTGACCCCGGCGCTACTCGCCGCTTCTCAGCTCGGCCAACTTGGCGTCGATCTCCTTGAGCTGGTAGCCGTCTTTCAGACTGGGCCTGATGGCTTCCAGGGCCAGCAGGTAGGCCCTGTCCAGGGCCTGTTCGCTGCTGGCGGCGACATGGGGCTTGACGCCGACGCCTTCCCAGTTGCTCTTGGTGATGGGATTCACCGCCATGGCGTTGGGAATGCCGGCCCGAAAGCCCGCCACCAGGGGGTAATAACGCCAGGGGTTGGCGCCGCCCCGGGTGGTTTCACCGACCAGGGTGGCCCGCTTGAGCTGCTTGAAGTTGTAGGCAAATTCCTCGGCTGCGGAGAAGGTTTCGGCACTGGTCAGCACGTAGAGGGGCAGCCCCCTGGCAAAGGGCGATTGCACATCGTCCAGGGTCCAGAATTCGGTGGTGCTGCCACTCTCGCGGGAATAGAAGCTGTTGAGGTGGGTCTTCGTATCCAGGAAGTAGCTGCTGAGCAGCTGCACCATCTCGGCGCTACCGCCGCCGTTGCGGCGCAGGTCGATGATCATCGCATCGACCTTGCCCAGGAAACCCATCAGGTGTTCGACCGTCTTCCTGGCCTCATCATCCAGGTTGTCGAAGCCCCAGAACGCCAGGTAGCCGACGTTGCCATCGAGGATCTCCACCTTGTTGAAGCCGAAATTCTTGCGGTCCAGCTTGCTGAACCAGTCTTCCCTTTCCACCCGCTGGGCCTGTGGCTTGCTGCGATCCTGCCACTGCACCCCGAAGTGCTTGTCGTGCCTTTGCAGTTCGTCGGTCAGCAGCCTGGCCAGCGCCCTGGGCTCGGTTATCGCCTTGAAGCGCTCCGTCTTGGCCAGCGCCTGCAGGGTGGCGTCGATGCGGTCGATATGGCCCACCTGCACGTAATGGTCGCGAATGTGCTCACGCAGCGAATCCAGCACCTTGGCCTTTTCCGAAGCCGTCATGGCGCCGGCGAAGGCGGCGGCGGGCAGCAGAAGGCCGAGCGCCAGCAAAGTCCGTTTCATGGTGTTGTCTCCTTTGGGAGGTGTTTTGGGGTCGGATACCCATGGCACTGGATTAGCTGACAACGTATTGATCTGCAAGGTTCAATGAGACAATCATCGGCACCATCGTGGCAATGCCACACACAAAAAAGGCCACCCGGCAGGTGGCCCATGGGTTCAGCGGCACTCCGCCGCCAACGCCCTGACTTCCTGCAGCCAGCCCGCTCGTTGTGTCTCGTCGGCCAGCAGCACCGAGCCGAACAGGCTGACTTTGGCGGCACCGACGCCACAAAACTGCAGGGTAAAGCGGTCCAGCTGCTCGATAACCGGCCTGGCCTGGTCCTCGGTGTAATCCGCCGGCGTGTCCATGGTCAGCACGATCCGCGCCGTCTTGCCCTTGAGCAGTTGCCTGGGTTCGAGCTCGCCCTCTTCGTACTTGAAGGTGACGTTGGGCAGGAAGGTGCGCTCGAAGATGCCCTTGAGCTTGGCCGGCAGACCGCCCCACCAGACCGGCGCCATGATCACCAGGTGGTCGGCCCAGGCCAGTGCCTCCTGGAAGCTCGCCAGACAGGGCTCCAGCGCCTGGATGGCGTCGTAACCACTGTCCAGGCTGGGATTGAAGGCCATCTCGGCCAGGTTGAAGCGGCGGATGTTGGCATGGGCTTCGGCGCCCGCCTGGTACTGGTCACACAGGCGCTGAACGAAGCTTTGGGGTTTGGGATTGCCGCTGAGCAACAAGACATTTTTCATCATGATTCCTCTGTTGTTTGGGAGCCATGACGAGTCTAGGGTCTCCCCTAAGGGGGAGAGTCAAGCCCCTTGGGGGCAGGTAGCAATGGAGGCCACGCAGGCGTCGAGCCGCTCGATATTGCCGACAATGCGCTGGAGCTCGGCTTCCATGTCCCGCTTCAGGTCCTTGAGGAAATGGTTGACCCTTTGCCAGTCCACTTCACCGTTATGGTAGCGGATGGCCCCCTTGATCCTGGCCAGCGACACGCCCAGCGCCTTGGCCTCGACAATCAGCCGCAGCACTTCGACATGGGCGTCGGTGTAGACGCGGTAGCGGCCGAGCCGCTCGGGGGCGCGGATGAGTCCCTTCTCTTCATAAAACCGGATCGCCTTCACGGACAGCCCGGTCTTCTTGGCTACTTCTCCGATATACATGGCCTAAGGTTCCACTACGGCAAGGCCTTTAGAATGCACTCTTCCACTGCTCGGTGTCGATAAACGAGCGCTCTTCGACGACCTTGTCACCCCGGAACCTGAACAGCACCGTCAGCTGGGACGCCGGGATCTTGTTGGATTTCCACTCCATGATGGAAACGACCTCGCTTTCCCCTTCCAGCTGGCGCAGCCCGGTGATCTCAAAGCCCGGCGGCAGCAGTGCGCCAATACCGTCCAGCGCCGCCCGGAACGCCTGCCGCCCTTCCAGCACGTCGGTCTGCCCGGGCATCACGAACTTCATATCGTCCACATAATCGGCCACCAAGGCGTCGAAATCCCCGGCCCCGATAGCCTCCCAGGGCCTGATCATACTTTGTTAACGGCAGGGAACTATCTCGCTTGGGCGTGATCCGATCCGCCATGTTACTCTGCCGGCTCCACTCCCATGTCCCTGTTTGACCACTTGACCCTCATCGAAGATACCCGCTCCCCCATCAACCGCCAACACAACCTCGTCGATGTCATCTTCTTGGTGATGTCTGCCATGGCCTCTGGCTGTGAAGGCTGGCTTGATATCGAAGAGTTCGGCCATGAGCACCTGGATTGGCTCCGCCAACACCGGCCATTTGAAGCGGGGATCCCCACCCGCCATTCCATCGCCCGCATCATCAAGGCCGTGGATGCACAATGCCTCGTACTGGCCCTGTTTAGCTGGGTCAATCACTTGCGCCAAGCCAATGGCCGCCAGCTCATCGCCATTGATGGCAAGACCCTGCGCGGGGCGGTCAATCAACAAGGTAAAGAGCAAGCGCTGCACCTGATCTCGGCCTTCGATACCGAGCAGGGTGTCACCCTGTTCCAGCAAGCCACGGCAACCAAAGGAGGAGAGTTGGTTGCGGTGCGAGAGCTGCTGACCATGCTGGATATCCGCGACGCCGTGCTGACCTTTGACGCCTTGCATTGCAACAAGGAAACACTGCACCAGATCAGCAAGCGTAAGGGCGACTACATCGTCCAGGTCAAAGGCAACCAGCCGAGCTTGCGTGAGGCCATAGAAGAGATCTTCCAGCCCTATTGGGATAGCGGTGCAGCGGGACTCCCCCAGCATGAGCAAACGGAACAAGGCCATGGCCGGCAGGAGCGGCGGACGGTGTTCCAGTTGCCGGCCACACTGTCCAAAGAGCTGGCGAAGAAGTGGCCGTCGGCGAAGTCCGTTATCGCGGTAGAGCGGGAGCGCCGCCACCGGGGGCGGACGAGCATCGACACCCATTACTACCTGAGTTCATTGGATATCGACCCAGCGTTTGTGTCAGACGGGATCCGCCAGCACTGGCATATCGAGAACCAGCAGCATTGGGTGCTGGATGTGACCTTCAGGGAAGACTGCAGCCGGATAGGCGACCGGGAGAATGCCAAGAAGATGGCGTTGCTACGACGGATCGTGCTGAACCTGCTCCAGCAGCACCCACTGCAGGTCAGCAAGCCGAGCAAGCGGCGGAAGGCGGCCTGGAACGGGAAGTTCAGGTCAGAACTGTTCTTTGGTTAATGGATTTAACAAAGCATAATCCGGCCCTGGGCCCTGAGGTGGAAAGGAGCCTTCTGCTTCTCGCTCACGGATCAAATTCCGCCAATACACTAGCTTATCTCCTTCCATGTAATACTCCGCGAGGTTTCTCATAGCGGCATAACATTGCTCAGTTGTTGGCCATTCCATGACAATCCCTATATTCATAACGCCCGCAGCACGAGCAAAATTGGAGCGCAGCGAAAATTTTGTCCTGGTGCCTGCGCTTGTTAGTTTTTCTTGAATACTTCGCCAACATAGCTCTTAAAACCGTCCGGCAACCCATTATGGAAGAATGCAAAATAGCATTTGCAATTTCCCTGTGATATATCGTCTTCACTGCATGTACATGCCTTAAAGGCCTCAATCTTTTTCTCGCCGTGATGAATTACTGTTTTTTCGTCGTAAGGGAGAAAGGCTGCAATCCTAAACTCATCTTCATGTTGGTATCGAGAGTGTTTGGTAAATACTGCCTCATTAGCAGGTAAGGAAGAAGCTCCTGCATTATCTGTATAATAGGTAACGTTTTTAGCGATGACCTCACCGCCGAACTTTTCTTCAAATAAAAACTTCATAAAGTTGATCAAGTACTCAACGTTAAATTCAATGCATACATCTGCATTAAATTTCTCAAAAAGCTCTTCATCGTTCTTTTTATTGCTTAGACAAATACATAGGCAATGTCTTGTAGGAAGCCTGAATTTTATATTTGAGGCAAAATCTTCAGGAGGAAAATCGAATCCAGCAATATTTAACTTTATTGAATCCGGTGAAAATTCAAACTTCTTAAAAGCCTCATCATCTCGCATATTATCGTTTTCGAGGCGAGAATAATGTCGAATATCGCAAAATCGAATACTGGCGTTTCCTTCAACTAATCCTTTCAGAACATCCCATTTTCCATATAGGTATTTGTACATGGCTCCTCCGAAAACCAACGCCTAAATCAGCGGCCCGAAAAGCCGCAGGCTTTGTGGGTCCGCTGCATTTTCTTGTTAGTTGATCACAACTCGATCTACAATCCAATTTGTGTATTTCTTTTTTGTAAACCTAATTGGCATGCCGATCTGTATCGGATTTCTAGCCATGTCTTCGATTGTTTCTCTCCGATCTTTATCGAG belongs to Gallaecimonas sp. GXIMD4217 and includes:
- a CDS encoding nuclear transport factor 2 family protein, encoding MIRPWEAIGAGDFDALVADYVDDMKFVMPGQTDVLEGRQAFRAALDGIGALLPPGFEITGLRQLEGESEVVSIMEWKSNKIPASQLTVLFRFRGDKVVEERSFIDTEQWKSAF
- a CDS encoding MerR family transcriptional regulator; this translates as MYIGEVAKKTGLSVKAIRFYEEKGLIRAPERLGRYRVYTDAHVEVLRLIVEAKALGVSLARIKGAIRYHNGEVDWQRVNHFLKDLKRDMEAELQRIVGNIERLDACVASIATCPQGA
- a CDS encoding ISAs1 family transposase — translated: MSLFDHLTLIEDTRSPINRQHNLVDVIFLVMSAMASGCEGWLDIEEFGHEHLDWLRQHRPFEAGIPTRHSIARIIKAVDAQCLVLALFSWVNHLRQANGRQLIAIDGKTLRGAVNQQGKEQALHLISAFDTEQGVTLFQQATATKGGELVAVRELLTMLDIRDAVLTFDALHCNKETLHQISKRKGDYIVQVKGNQPSLREAIEEIFQPYWDSGAAGLPQHEQTEQGHGRQERRTVFQLPATLSKELAKKWPSAKSVIAVERERRHRGRTSIDTHYYLSSLDIDPAFVSDGIRQHWHIENQQHWVLDVTFREDCSRIGDRENAKKMALLRRIVLNLLQQHPLQVSKPSKRRKAAWNGKFRSELFFG